From Rhodopseudomonas palustris, a single genomic window includes:
- a CDS encoding NADH-quinone oxidoreductase subunit C — translation MDDNGLDTLGQTIVGALPGIATGHFVAFGQLTLTVDAGKIVEVMRLLRDDPRFRFISFIDMTAVDYPGRAERFEIVYHLLSPKLNERVRVKAEVGETTLVPSIINVFPGADWFEREAYDLYGIIITGHPDMRRLLTDYGFDGHPLRKDFPLSGFVEVRYDDDQKRVVYEPVRLNQEFRKFDFLSPWEGADYPVLPGDEKAGVKS, via the coding sequence ATGGACGACAACGGGCTCGACACCCTGGGTCAGACGATCGTCGGCGCCTTGCCGGGCATCGCGACCGGTCACTTTGTCGCGTTCGGTCAGCTCACGCTGACCGTCGATGCCGGCAAGATCGTGGAGGTGATGCGGCTGCTGCGCGACGATCCGCGCTTCCGCTTCATCAGCTTCATCGACATGACGGCGGTCGACTATCCCGGCCGCGCCGAGCGATTCGAGATCGTCTACCACCTGCTGTCGCCGAAGCTGAACGAGCGGGTGCGGGTCAAAGCGGAGGTCGGCGAGACCACCCTGGTGCCCTCGATCATCAATGTATTCCCCGGCGCCGATTGGTTCGAGCGCGAAGCCTACGATCTTTACGGCATCATCATTACCGGCCATCCCGACATGCGCCGGCTGCTGACCGACTACGGCTTCGACGGTCACCCGCTGCGCAAGGATTTTCCGCTCTCCGGCTTCGTCGAGGTTCGCTACGACGACGACCAGAAGCGAGTCGTCTACGAGCCGGTGCGGCTCAATCAGGAATTCCGTAAGTTCGATTTCCTATCGCCCTGGGAAGGTGCTGACTATCCGGTTCTTCCCGGAGACGAGAAGGCGGGAGTGAAGTCGTGA
- a CDS encoding NADH-quinone oxidoreductase subunit D, with protein sequence MADAAIPDAPSVRNFTINFGPQHPAAHGVLRLVLELDGEVVERVDPHIGLLHRGTEKLIEAKTYLQAIPYFDRLDYVAPMNQEHAFCLAVEKLRGIAVPRRAQLIRVLYAEIGRILSHLLNVTTQAMDVGALTPPLWGFEEREKLMMFYERASGSRMHAAYFRVGGVHQDLPPKLIDDIDAWCDAFPAVVDDLDRLLSDNRIFKQRNVDIGVVTLDQAWAWGFSGVMVRGSGAAWDLRKSQPYECYAELDFEVPIGKNGDCYDRYHIRMEEMRQSVRIMKQCIARLRAPDGQGPVVVDDHKIFPPRRGEMKRSMEALIHHFKLYTEGFHVPAGEVYVAVEAPKGEFGVFLVSDGTNKPYKCKVRAPGFAHLQAMDFLSRGHLLADVSAILGSLDIVFGEVDR encoded by the coding sequence ATGGCTGACGCTGCTATTCCGGACGCGCCCAGCGTCCGCAACTTCACCATCAATTTCGGTCCGCAGCATCCGGCGGCGCACGGCGTGCTGCGGCTGGTGCTCGAGCTCGACGGCGAAGTGGTGGAACGGGTCGATCCGCATATCGGCCTGTTGCATCGTGGCACCGAGAAGCTGATCGAAGCCAAGACCTATCTGCAGGCGATTCCGTATTTCGATCGGCTCGATTACGTCGCTCCGATGAACCAGGAGCACGCCTTCTGCCTCGCGGTGGAGAAGCTGCGCGGGATCGCGGTGCCGCGCCGCGCTCAGTTGATCCGCGTGCTGTACGCCGAGATCGGCCGCATCCTGTCGCATCTGCTCAATGTCACCACGCAGGCGATGGACGTCGGTGCGTTGACCCCGCCGCTGTGGGGCTTCGAAGAGCGCGAAAAGCTGATGATGTTCTACGAGCGCGCCTCCGGCAGCCGGATGCACGCGGCGTATTTCCGCGTCGGCGGCGTGCATCAGGATCTGCCGCCGAAGCTGATCGACGATATCGACGCCTGGTGCGACGCGTTTCCGGCGGTGGTCGACGATCTCGACCGGCTGCTCAGCGACAACCGCATCTTCAAGCAGCGCAACGTCGACATCGGCGTGGTCACGCTCGATCAGGCCTGGGCCTGGGGATTCTCCGGCGTGATGGTGCGCGGCTCCGGCGCTGCCTGGGATTTGCGCAAGTCGCAGCCCTACGAGTGCTACGCCGAGCTCGATTTCGAAGTGCCGATCGGCAAGAACGGCGACTGCTACGATCGCTATCATATCCGCATGGAAGAGATGCGGCAGTCGGTGCGGATCATGAAGCAGTGCATCGCCAGGCTGCGTGCGCCGGACGGGCAGGGACCGGTCGTGGTCGACGACCACAAGATCTTCCCGCCGCGGCGCGGCGAGATGAAGCGCTCGATGGAAGCGCTGATCCATCACTTCAAGCTGTACACCGAGGGCTTCCACGTCCCGGCCGGCGAAGTCTATGTCGCGGTCGAGGCGCCGAAGGGTGAGTTCGGCGTGTTTCTGGTGTCCGACGGCACCAACAAGCCGTACAAGTGCAAGGTCCGGGCGCCGGGCTTTGCGCATCTTCAAGCGATGGACTTCCTCAGCCGCGGTCACCTGCTGGCGGACGTCTCGGCGATCCTCGGCTCGCTCGACATCGTGTTCGGAGAGGTCGATCGGTGA
- a CDS encoding efflux RND transporter permease subunit: MFSRFFIERPVLSNTLAFLIILLGALALMRLPVSQYPDVVPPTVSVSASYPGASARTVMDSVALPIEQQVNGVEGMIYMQSTSASDGSYNLVVTFDIGTDPNMAQVLVQNRVSLATAQLPASVSTQGLNVKKKSTSILQFVSLVSSDSRYDNLFLSNYAKINIQNELARLPGVGDVSVLGSGSYAMRIWLDPDKLQSYGLTPSDVVSAVQQQSNQVTAGLVGGPPAPSIVNFQYALDVVGRFNEATEFEKIVVKAIDQGGGQLVRIGDIGRVELGASSYGQTATLDGKPSAAIAISLLTGANALSVAQAVNAKMKEMAGAFPTGLDYKVSFDSTKFITASVDEVYETLIIAAVLVLLVILMFLQDWRAMLVPATTVPVTIIGAFAAMAAMGFTVNTTSLFALVLAIGIVVDDAIVIVEGVSRHIAGGMSSREAAVKAMSELFGPIIGITLVLMAVFLPAAAISGLTGKMYQQFALVIAATALISAINAVTLKPTQCALWLRAPVPPEQRNVVYRIFNAVYARCETVYAALIRRLVAFSIPTTIVGLALIGVAFYGLSRVPTAFLPSEDQGYFIVSLKLPDSASAGRSEAAVAKAVELVRKTAGVESVIGVSGISPLDNNATMYNAGMLYVVLRDWDQRKTKDLSIDAIAARVRAALATLDTATALVLMPPPIQGIGNTSGFTMMVEMKNGSSDFLALQNAAQQLAANASTQSAITHAASTFNADVKQLRLVVDRMKAETLGVTVGQVFSAVESYLGSTYVNQFTKFNNVFQVYVQADAPFRLRPGDVLKLKVKGSNGQMVPVGAVAYLTDEVGPPLITLYNLYPAATLVGSPATGFSSGEAMSLMSEVAAKSLPSSMGTAWTGMSYQEQVVGNQIYYVFTVALLLVYFVLAGQYESWLQPLAVILAVPLTLLGTVAALEWSGLPNDLYTQIGIVLLIALAAKNAILIVEYAREKCIEGMPVAEAAIEAARLRFRPILMTSFAFIFGMLPLALATGAGAGARVSLGIAVVAGMLASTGLAVLFVPAFFAVLQRMGTRREPAASPAEG; the protein is encoded by the coding sequence ATGTTCTCGCGCTTCTTCATCGAACGGCCGGTGCTGTCCAACACCCTCGCCTTTCTGATCATCCTGCTCGGCGCCCTGGCGCTGATGCGGCTGCCGGTGTCGCAATATCCCGATGTGGTGCCGCCGACGGTGTCCGTCTCGGCGAGCTATCCCGGCGCCAGCGCCCGCACCGTGATGGATTCGGTGGCGCTGCCGATCGAGCAGCAGGTCAATGGCGTCGAGGGCATGATCTACATGCAGTCGACCAGCGCCAGCGACGGCAGCTACAATCTGGTCGTCACCTTCGACATCGGCACCGATCCGAACATGGCGCAGGTGCTGGTGCAGAACCGGGTGTCGCTGGCGACCGCGCAACTGCCGGCCTCGGTCTCGACCCAGGGCCTGAACGTCAAGAAGAAGTCGACCTCGATTCTGCAGTTCGTCAGCCTGGTTTCGTCCGACAGCCGCTACGACAATCTGTTTCTCTCCAACTACGCCAAGATCAACATTCAGAACGAGCTGGCGCGGCTGCCCGGCGTCGGCGACGTCTCGGTGCTCGGCTCCGGTTCGTATGCGATGCGGATCTGGCTCGATCCGGACAAGCTGCAAAGCTACGGCCTGACGCCGAGCGACGTGGTCAGCGCCGTGCAGCAGCAGAGCAACCAGGTCACCGCCGGCTTGGTCGGCGGCCCACCGGCGCCCTCGATCGTCAATTTCCAATACGCGCTCGACGTCGTCGGCCGGTTCAACGAGGCCACCGAGTTCGAGAAGATCGTGGTCAAGGCGATCGACCAGGGCGGCGGCCAGTTGGTGCGGATCGGCGATATCGGCCGGGTCGAACTCGGCGCCTCGTCCTACGGCCAGACCGCAACGCTCGACGGCAAGCCCTCGGCTGCGATCGCGATCTCGCTGCTGACCGGCGCCAACGCGCTGTCGGTGGCGCAAGCGGTCAACGCCAAGATGAAGGAGATGGCCGGCGCGTTCCCGACCGGTCTCGACTACAAGGTGTCGTTCGACAGCACCAAGTTCATCACCGCCTCGGTCGACGAGGTCTATGAGACGCTGATCATCGCCGCCGTGCTGGTGCTGTTGGTGATCCTGATGTTCCTGCAGGACTGGCGGGCGATGCTGGTGCCCGCCACCACCGTGCCGGTGACGATCATCGGCGCATTCGCGGCGATGGCGGCGATGGGCTTCACCGTCAACACCACCAGCCTGTTCGCGCTGGTGCTGGCGATCGGCATCGTGGTCGACGACGCCATCGTCATCGTCGAAGGCGTGTCCCGGCACATCGCCGGCGGGATGTCGAGCCGCGAGGCCGCGGTGAAGGCGATGTCGGAGCTGTTCGGCCCGATCATCGGCATCACTTTGGTGCTGATGGCGGTGTTCCTGCCGGCGGCCGCGATCTCCGGGCTCACCGGCAAGATGTATCAGCAGTTCGCGCTGGTGATCGCCGCCACTGCGCTGATCTCGGCAATCAACGCGGTGACGCTGAAGCCGACGCAATGCGCGCTGTGGCTGCGCGCGCCGGTGCCGCCGGAGCAGCGCAATGTCGTCTACCGAATTTTCAACGCGGTGTATGCGCGCTGCGAGACGGTGTATGCGGCGCTGATCCGCCGGCTGGTGGCGTTCAGCATTCCGACCACGATCGTCGGGCTGGCGCTGATCGGGGTCGCGTTCTACGGCCTGTCGCGGGTGCCGACCGCCTTCCTGCCCTCGGAAGACCAGGGCTATTTCATCGTCAGCCTGAAGCTGCCGGATTCGGCCTCCGCCGGCCGCAGCGAAGCGGCGGTGGCCAAGGCGGTCGAGCTGGTGCGCAAGACCGCGGGCGTCGAGAGCGTGATCGGCGTGTCGGGCATCTCGCCGCTCGACAACAACGCCACGATGTACAACGCCGGCATGCTGTACGTCGTGCTGCGCGACTGGGACCAGCGCAAGACCAAGGATCTGAGCATCGACGCGATCGCCGCCAGGGTGCGGGCCGCGCTGGCCACGCTCGACACCGCGACCGCCTTGGTGCTGATGCCGCCGCCGATCCAGGGCATCGGCAACACCTCGGGCTTCACCATGATGGTGGAGATGAAGAACGGCAGTTCGGATTTCCTGGCGCTGCAGAACGCCGCCCAGCAGCTCGCCGCCAACGCCTCGACCCAGAGCGCCATCACCCACGCGGCCTCGACCTTCAACGCCGACGTCAAGCAGCTCCGCCTGGTGGTCGACCGGATGAAGGCAGAGACGCTCGGCGTCACCGTCGGCCAGGTGTTCTCGGCGGTCGAAAGCTATCTCGGCTCGACCTATGTCAACCAGTTCACCAAGTTCAACAACGTGTTCCAGGTCTACGTCCAGGCCGACGCGCCGTTCCGGCTGCGGCCCGGCGACGTGCTGAAGCTGAAGGTCAAGGGCTCGAACGGCCAGATGGTGCCGGTCGGCGCCGTCGCCTATCTGACCGACGAGGTCGGGCCGCCGCTGATCACGCTGTACAATCTCTACCCCGCCGCAACCCTGGTCGGCAGCCCGGCGACCGGCTTCAGCTCCGGCGAAGCGATGTCGCTGATGAGCGAAGTCGCGGCCAAATCGCTGCCGTCGTCGATGGGCACGGCCTGGACCGGGATGTCGTATCAGGAACAGGTGGTCGGCAATCAGATCTACTACGTGTTCACGGTGGCGCTGCTGCTGGTGTATTTCGTGCTCGCGGGCCAATACGAGAGCTGGCTGCAGCCGCTCGCCGTGATCCTGGCGGTGCCGCTGACCCTGCTCGGTACCGTGGCGGCGCTGGAATGGTCCGGCCTGCCGAACGATCTCTATACCCAGATCGGCATCGTGCTGCTGATCGCGCTGGCGGCCAAGAACGCGATCCTGATCGTCGAATACGCCCGCGAGAAATGTATCGAAGGCATGCCGGTGGCCGAAGCCGCCATCGAGGCGGCGCGGCTCAGGTTCCGGCCGATCCTGATGACCTCGTTCGCCTTCATCTTCGGCATGCTGCCGCTGGCGCTGGCGACCGGCGCCGGTGCCGGCGCCCGGGTATCGCTCGGTATCGCAGTGGTCGCCGGCATGCTGGCCTCGACCGGCCTCGCCGTTCTGTTCGTGCCGGCGTTCTTCGCGGTGCTGCAACGGATGGGGACGCGGCGCGAGCCTGCGGCCTCTCCGGCCGAGGGCTGA
- a CDS encoding NADH-quinone oxidoreductase subunit A, with protein MSGILSNYLPIVVFIIVAAGLSLALLVAPFAVAYQQPDPEKLSAYECGFNAFSDARMKFDVRFYLVAILFIIFDLEVAFLFPWAVAFGKLGATGFWSMMVFLGVLTVGFAYEWKKGALEWD; from the coding sequence ATGAGCGGCATTCTGTCTAACTATCTGCCAATCGTCGTTTTTATCATCGTTGCGGCGGGTCTGAGCCTCGCCTTGCTGGTCGCCCCATTCGCCGTGGCGTATCAGCAGCCGGATCCTGAAAAGCTCTCGGCTTATGAATGCGGATTCAATGCTTTCAGCGATGCCCGCATGAAATTCGACGTCAGATTCTACCTCGTCGCCATTCTGTTCATCATCTTCGACCTCGAAGTCGCATTTCTGTTTCCGTGGGCGGTGGCCTTCGGCAAGCTGGGTGCGACTGGCTTCTGGTCAATGATGGTGTTCCTCGGCGTCCTGACCGTCGGCTTTGCCTACGAATGGAAGAAGGGCGCGCTGGAATGGGATTGA
- the pepT gene encoding peptidase T codes for MTAINFDFTVLERFLRYVTIDTQSDPDSDTCPSTEKQKNLGALLAEELRELGLADAHLDQHGYVYATIPATSAKPNVPVICFCAHMDTSPDCSGAGVKPQVWKNYQGGDIVLPGDATQVIRRAEHPALSEQIGHDIVTSDGTTLLGADNKAGIAEIMDAARFLLAHPEIKHGTLKILFTPDEEIGRGVDKVDLKKLGADFAYTMDGESAGHIEDETFSADSAVITIEGVSAHPGFAKGKIEHAIKIAAAIVERLPKTGCSPETTEGRDGFLHPIGISGTLEKASIGFIVRDFTEAGLKDKELLLQSIVEQVMLDYPRSRAKIEIQPQYRNMKQVLDRHPELVENAREAIRRAGLIPVTSAIRGGTDGARLSFMGLPCPNVFAGEHAFHSRLEWVSRQDMEKAVETIVQLATIFEQQA; via the coding sequence GTGACCGCGATTAACTTCGACTTCACCGTGTTGGAGCGTTTCCTCCGCTACGTCACCATCGACACCCAGTCGGATCCGGATTCCGATACCTGCCCCTCCACCGAGAAGCAGAAGAATCTCGGCGCGCTGCTGGCGGAGGAGCTACGCGAACTGGGCCTCGCCGACGCGCATCTCGACCAGCACGGCTACGTCTACGCGACGATTCCGGCGACCTCGGCCAAGCCAAACGTTCCGGTGATCTGTTTCTGCGCCCACATGGACACCTCGCCCGATTGTTCAGGAGCCGGCGTCAAACCGCAGGTGTGGAAGAATTATCAGGGCGGCGACATCGTTCTGCCGGGCGATGCGACCCAGGTGATTCGGCGCGCCGAGCATCCGGCGCTGTCGGAACAGATCGGCCACGACATCGTCACCAGCGACGGCACCACCCTGCTCGGCGCCGACAACAAGGCCGGAATCGCCGAGATCATGGATGCGGCGCGGTTTCTGCTGGCGCATCCCGAGATCAAGCACGGCACGCTCAAGATCCTGTTCACCCCGGACGAGGAAATCGGTCGTGGCGTCGACAAGGTCGATCTGAAAAAGCTCGGCGCCGATTTCGCCTACACCATGGACGGCGAGAGCGCCGGCCATATCGAGGACGAGACCTTCTCGGCGGACAGCGCGGTGATCACCATCGAAGGCGTCAGCGCCCATCCGGGATTCGCCAAGGGCAAGATCGAGCACGCCATCAAGATCGCCGCTGCGATCGTCGAGCGGCTGCCCAAGACCGGCTGCTCGCCGGAGACCACCGAAGGCCGCGACGGTTTCCTGCATCCGATCGGAATCAGCGGCACGCTGGAGAAGGCCAGCATCGGCTTCATCGTCCGCGACTTCACCGAGGCCGGGCTGAAGGACAAGGAGCTGCTGCTGCAGAGCATCGTCGAGCAGGTGATGCTGGATTATCCGCGCTCGCGCGCCAAGATCGAGATCCAGCCGCAATATCGCAACATGAAACAGGTGCTGGACCGTCATCCCGAGCTGGTCGAGAACGCCCGCGAAGCGATCCGCCGCGCCGGCCTCATCCCGGTCACCAGCGCGATCCGCGGCGGCACCGATGGCGCCCGGCTGTCGTTCATGGGCCTGCCCTGCCCCAACGTGTTCGCCGGTGAGCACGCCTTCCACTCACGACTCGAATGGGTCAGCCGCCAGGACATGGAAAAGGCCGTCGAGACCATCGTGCAACTGGCGACGATCTTCGAACAGCAGGCGTAG
- a CDS encoding efflux RND transporter periplasmic adaptor subunit, which translates to MICARFVSLASARRIGIVTLIAGAPMLLGACKEQNTYAAPPPAKVTVAKPTQAPVTLYAEFTGNTAPVASVDLEARVQGFIESIDYLDGEAVRKDRVLFKIERAQYQAQVDLQQAQLDGTKAKQANAQREADRQSILGQKDVASQRNVDDAQTNLAAANAQVAAAQASLALAKTSLGYTTVAAPFDGVVTRRLVNVGTLVGSAGATKLATILQVDPLYVYFNITEQQQINLRDALAKRGKTLKDMREERLELPIEVALSSDTTFPYAGKVDYIAPQVDPATGTLQLRGSLPNKDVALVPGLFVRVRVAVGKLDDALLINDTAVMSNQTGSYVMVVGAGDVVEQRQVTLGPQEGQLRVITKGLKADDRVVIGAIQRAIAGNTVAPVAGTMAAAPTAPTPAPAALSPGAQSGTAKP; encoded by the coding sequence ATGATTTGCGCCCGCTTCGTATCTTTGGCGTCTGCTCGAAGGATCGGGATTGTCACGCTGATCGCGGGCGCGCCCATGCTCCTCGGTGCCTGCAAGGAGCAGAATACATACGCCGCGCCGCCACCGGCGAAGGTCACGGTGGCCAAGCCGACCCAGGCGCCGGTGACGCTGTATGCGGAATTCACCGGCAACACCGCGCCGGTCGCCTCGGTCGATCTCGAAGCGCGGGTGCAGGGCTTTATCGAGAGCATCGACTATCTCGACGGTGAAGCGGTCAGGAAGGATCGCGTGCTGTTCAAGATCGAGCGCGCGCAATACCAGGCCCAGGTCGACCTGCAGCAGGCGCAGCTCGACGGCACCAAGGCCAAGCAGGCCAACGCCCAGCGCGAAGCCGACAGGCAGTCGATCCTCGGCCAGAAAGACGTCGCCTCGCAGCGCAACGTTGACGACGCCCAGACCAATCTGGCGGCGGCCAACGCCCAGGTCGCCGCCGCCCAGGCGTCGCTGGCGCTGGCCAAGACCTCGCTCGGCTACACCACGGTGGCGGCGCCGTTCGACGGCGTCGTGACCCGCCGCCTGGTCAACGTCGGCACCCTGGTCGGCTCGGCCGGCGCCACCAAGCTCGCCACCATCCTTCAGGTCGATCCGCTCTACGTCTATTTCAACATCACCGAGCAGCAGCAGATCAATCTGCGTGACGCACTCGCCAAGCGCGGCAAGACGCTGAAAGATATGCGCGAAGAGCGGCTGGAGCTGCCGATCGAGGTCGCGCTGTCGTCCGACACCACGTTCCCATACGCCGGCAAGGTCGACTACATCGCGCCGCAGGTCGATCCGGCCACCGGCACCCTGCAGCTCCGCGGCTCGCTGCCGAACAAGGACGTGGCACTGGTGCCCGGCCTGTTCGTCCGGGTCCGGGTCGCGGTCGGCAAGCTCGACGACGCGCTGCTGATCAACGACACCGCGGTGATGTCGAACCAGACCGGCAGCTACGTCATGGTTGTCGGCGCCGGAGACGTGGTCGAGCAGCGCCAGGTCACGCTCGGGCCGCAGGAGGGGCAGCTCCGCGTCATCACCAAGGGATTGAAGGCCGACGACCGGGTGGTGATCGGCGCGATCCAGCGCGCCATCGCCGGCAACACCGTGGCGCCGGTGGCGGGGACCATGGCGGCCGCCCCGACGGCGCCGACCCCGGCACCTGCCGCACTGAGCCCTGGAGCCCAATCCGGCACCGCGAAACCCTGA
- a CDS encoding FkbM family methyltransferase — MNAPGPIQFDRATGALEGAGALERMAACALVMGARVSSTFSYRGYNAAANLMRKALPERDIAIRLNPDATFVFPYGDGYWSKLLQRDYSYEIELDLLFRDAADVDFTFVDCGANYGYWSVLVSSAPFGAHRTLAIEPSSQNFARLVQNAKVNGDRFAVMKCAVGAARGTARLSGTKHEAFSIVGKPGAGGEDVPVIRLDDLIDDGHLPRGGKYIVKLDVEGVEIDAIRGGERLLAEDTAILCEEHGSDRDHTVSRYILEHTPLKLVVYDPQSNRYEAVVDLGILDRIKVASNVGYNVVGTASAFWQARIQHLNASVAQRSARN; from the coding sequence GTGAACGCGCCCGGGCCCATTCAGTTCGACCGCGCCACCGGCGCTCTCGAGGGCGCCGGTGCTCTCGAGCGCATGGCGGCGTGTGCGCTGGTGATGGGCGCGAGGGTGTCGTCGACGTTTTCGTATCGCGGCTACAACGCCGCGGCCAATTTGATGCGCAAGGCGCTGCCGGAACGCGACATCGCGATCAGACTCAATCCCGACGCCACCTTCGTGTTCCCCTACGGCGACGGCTATTGGAGCAAGCTGCTGCAGCGCGATTACTCTTATGAGATCGAGCTGGACCTGCTGTTCCGCGATGCGGCCGATGTCGATTTCACGTTCGTCGATTGCGGCGCCAATTACGGCTACTGGTCGGTGCTGGTGTCGAGTGCGCCGTTCGGCGCGCACCGCACGCTGGCGATCGAGCCGTCGAGCCAGAATTTCGCCCGGCTGGTGCAAAACGCCAAGGTCAACGGCGATCGGTTCGCGGTGATGAAATGCGCGGTCGGCGCCGCCCGCGGCACCGCCAGACTGTCCGGTACCAAGCACGAGGCGTTCAGCATCGTCGGCAAGCCCGGGGCCGGCGGCGAGGACGTGCCGGTGATCCGGCTGGACGACCTGATCGACGACGGCCATCTGCCGCGCGGCGGCAAGTACATCGTCAAGCTCGACGTCGAGGGGGTCGAGATCGACGCGATTCGCGGCGGCGAACGGCTGCTGGCGGAAGACACTGCGATCCTGTGCGAGGAGCATGGCAGCGACCGCGATCACACCGTTTCGCGCTACATCCTCGAACATACCCCGCTGAAGCTGGTCGTGTACGACCCGCAAAGCAATCGCTACGAGGCCGTGGTCGATCTCGGCATTCTCGACCGGATCAAGGTCGCGTCGAATGTCGGCTACAACGTCGTCGGAACCGCGAGCGCGTTCTGGCAGGCCCGAATCCAACACCTGAATGCGAGCGTGGCGCAGCGCTCGGCGAGAAACTGA
- a CDS encoding NuoB/complex I 20 kDa subunit family protein, whose product MQPTPSQHPVGAQPLIARPATGIIDPSTGKPVGANDPFFLNVNRELSDKGFFVAATDDLITWARTGSLMWMTFGLACCAVEMMQLSMPRYDAERFGFAPRASPRQSDVMIVAGTLTNKMAPALRKVYDQMPEPRYVISMGSCANGGGYYHYSYSVVRGCDRIVPIDIYVPGCPPTAEALLYGVMLLQKKIRRTGTIER is encoded by the coding sequence ATGCAGCCGACGCCATCGCAACATCCGGTTGGCGCGCAGCCGCTGATCGCGCGGCCCGCAACCGGCATCATCGACCCCAGCACCGGCAAACCGGTCGGGGCGAACGATCCGTTCTTTCTCAATGTCAACCGCGAGCTCTCCGACAAGGGATTCTTCGTCGCCGCGACCGATGATCTGATCACCTGGGCGCGCACCGGCTCGCTGATGTGGATGACGTTCGGTCTGGCGTGCTGCGCGGTCGAGATGATGCAGCTCTCGATGCCGCGCTACGACGCCGAGCGCTTCGGCTTCGCGCCGCGCGCATCGCCGCGGCAGTCCGACGTGATGATCGTCGCCGGCACGCTGACCAACAAGATGGCCCCGGCGCTACGCAAGGTCTACGATCAGATGCCGGAGCCGCGCTACGTGATCTCGATGGGATCGTGCGCCAACGGCGGCGGCTACTATCATTATTCGTATTCCGTGGTGCGTGGCTGCGACCGCATCGTTCCGATCGACATCTATGTGCCCGGCTGTCCGCCCACAGCCGAAGCGCTGCTGTACGGCGTGATGCTGCTGCAGAAGAAGATTCGTCGAACCGGCACTATCGAACGCTGA